The DNA region GTGTCGGGTGTGTCGGGAAAACATTTCTTGGCTGGCGGCGAGGGGCCGGGCAGTTACGAGCAAAATGCCCGAACTGGTCGCAGTTGTAACATCTGGGTGGGGATGGAGATTCGGGTCCGCCTTGCCAGTGTTGGGGCCCGCTGCTGGGGAAGGAGACATTGGCATGACTCGTGATGGCATCTAGTTTGTTGAGAATTCTCTTCATCTGCTCCTCCAAACAGGTGACTCTGTCTCTTGAGTTTTCTTGAACCTGCAGAGCGGATGCGCTTCGAGGTGTGGTTTGATGATGAGCATGTTCGCGTTCATCTCTCTTCACTGCCCAGTTCTTAAGCTCGCAGAATGAAATCTCGGAAGTTCGGTCAAGGAGATCCCTGCATGAGTGACGCAGTCCCTCTGTCTCGATCCCATCCACGAATTGTTCCTTAATGATTGTGTCAGGGGTTTTGTACAGGCCTGGATCCTTTTTCTGCAATCGATGAAAGAGTCTCTCTAAGTCAATAGCATACTGGCGGATTGACTCACCTTGGCGTTGTCGGCGTTGCAAGAATTGGCGTTGTAGTTCCCCACTCGTAAGTGATTCTCCGTATGAGGACTGAAGATACTCCAAACAATCCTGGGCGCTTTTCCCACCAGAGAGGAGGGACCTTACTTCGATCTTTGGGCCGGCACGCAGGTAATCCAGCAAAAACTGTCCCCTCTGGTCAAGTGGCACGTTGTATCGTTGGAATGCGTTTTTCATTGACGATACAAATTCTTCTACTGTAACCGATTTTATGGAGGAATCTTCTCTGCCTTCGAAGGTGTGAAGCTTCCGATCAGGTGCCATCACGACATGTGTGAGACTGGGGGCTGTTGAAGGAGATATCTGTGGTTTTTGCTCTCTGATAACGACGGAGTAGACATGGTCCTCCCAGCTGTCTTCAGGGGGTAGAATCATGTTGTCTACCTTGGGTAGCACCACTTCCTCACCATCCTTATCGATATAAGTGACGCCGATGGCACCCTCGAAATAGTCCTCCAGCGACTGTAGTGAGAGCTTTCCTTGCTGAAGAGGGAACCGAAGAGACTTTCCACCATCCTTGCTGACTTTTACAGTAGCACTCATTTCAACAGCTTATTTACACAAGACCTGCAGCACACAGGACTGGACAAACTTTGATACCATTCAATGCCTACAACATCGcttttgttgtttgaaattaCAGCAGtcaatcccacttctgacacgtGTGGAGGGGGGTGACGAACGAGgcctaaaataatttgaaacctCGAAACATCAGTGGGTTCGGATTGACTCTTTAATTTGGTAACTGTAATTGGAAGTCGGAAAAGCAACCGACCAGCGACGGAGGCATTAGAATGGCATCACAAAGTTAACAGTAAACAATTAACAAgtaaaagagaaaagagaaaataaaagaaatcattagTATGATAAATACATGCAGTGTGTGTGCACCAAAATCTATCCAATTAGGTAAAATACTGAGTGTGAAATAATGCAActctcaattaattaatttgcaaCCCTTCTGTTTTGAAATATACACCTGTATCTGTAAGACCtgtattaaacaattatatCCAGCAGTACAGTTAGTTtctaccagtcaaaacaatatACATGGGATTATCCAGATCTTGTCCTAAAACCCTTAAGAATTATCAGAACAATATATAGATTTATTCTAAAGTCTTAAAGTCAtcagcttaataataatagacaaccTTCTCCAAATAATACACCATGGCAAGCTAATTAACACACTATGtcaatacatgtaccaatttcACAAGTCTACCAATgacgtagagggcgctgttgtagcATAACTAGACTATGGATCACCACGTCAAAATATGCCCACATTGCTCAATCAACTTAGACTTAATACGTATAACTGTACTGTAAATTACCCATTTCACAGATGCATTAACTACAGGAATTATTTCACCACATACAATAAACCTCAGGCTCGTGTTAAATAAACGCACATGTACCAGCAGAGCGCGGTTGCTATGGACGGCGCCATGACAGTTTTATCTACTTTACAACTTTGACTGAACTTTAatgactgaaaaataaaatacaatccaGAGCTTGAATGGGCTGATGGATAAATCTAAATGATGTTTGTTATACCCGGTTTATTGCCCTAaagtttatatatttaaatcacacttgcaaaaagaagaaagtttACCTGTAATTGGAAGTCGGAAAAGCAACCGACCAGCGACGGAGGCATTAGAATGGCATAACCAAACTCCGCCGCATGGTGGCGCCCTCCTAACTCACCGTCTGCCTCTCGCTGCCTCAAGGACGGCACAACGCTGCCTCCACATCTATAAACACCCGTACACCCGGCCGCAACTTCAAAGTCATCTACTTTGATACCATTCTGATCAGCAACTCTCCAAAGGCGATCCGCAAATGGCTCAATTGTTCGGGtaagacaataattatttccTGCAAtctcaaataaaaacatgaatgCCAGCTTCGAAGTGAGTTTTGATAATTTAAAGAAATTATGTTGTGAAAATAACGGATTGTTTACTCTTACACtagccactattggtaattgtcaaataccagtcttcgatcactttgagctcaattttgagctcaattggtcgtcgaagttccgagatTACTAAGAaggaataaacacccttgtcacacgaagttgtgtgctttcagatgcttaatttcaatACCTCGaattctaattctgaagtctcaaaatcaagttcgtggaaaattacttctttctcgaaaactatgtcacttcagagggagctgtttcccactaTGTTTTACGCTATCAaactctctccattactcgttaccaggtatataattatgttgagtatttaccaatagtgactgcctttaaaacacggCACTATTTTATGGAGCTCTGAAAGTGCAGTCTGACGAGGAAATTATATCTGGATTGTAACACTAACCAACCAGGTAACCCATGTCTACTTCTCTAAATTATATATTTGTTctaaaaacattgaaagaaCGATTCTTGCGAACATGACTGCATTTCTCTCGACGTAATTATGTCGGTATTTTAATCACAGCTGGTAAAGCACTTTGAAATggctaaagtaatttttttttaatcttcatgTTTCGAGTTAAAGAAGGGAAATCGGGTGAGTCGTCTGTTTAAAAAGAATATGTTAACATCTTTTTAAAAGTGCAAAACAATTCAAGCTTGTATTTAGATGTTTCAGAATAATGTGAAGGAGTAGGTTTGGAGCGAGCGACTAGGATAACATTCATTGGTGGTGCGTTGTAATGAAACAAACACCGCCACTCATAATCTTTGCAATTAGTGGGAAGTAAAACGGAGTTGCGATACTGTTTGGGAAAGGAGTATATAACTTTTAAAGAACaagaagtgtttttgttttttgttttccccagATGCTTTTTCGGGCAATCAACTAAAGAGTACAGCAATACCCGGCGGAACCAATGGTGTACCAGCTTCTCAATCGGTAGTCATTACTGCTCATGCAACCAGCAATGCACCGGCAACCAGCGACATACCGGTTACCAGCAACATGCCAGTAACCAGCGACATACCGGTTACCAGCAACATGCCAGTAACCAGCGACATACCGACAACCAGCGACATACCGGTGACCAGCGACATACCGACAACCAGCGACATATCGGTAACCAGCGACATATCGGTAACCAGCGACATACCGTTAACCAGCAAACCGGCAACCAGCAATGCACCGGCAATCACCGACCAAGCAACAGCATCTTCAACCACAATTGGTGAGCTGATGAACAGTTTACCAGCTTCTCAATCAGTCATTACTACTCATGCAACCAGCGACAAACTGGCAACCAGCGACAAACCGGTAACCAGCGGCAAACCTGTAACCAGCTTCTCCTGCGACGGAAGAGCTGATGGTGGGCTCTACCCCGACCAAAACGACTGTGGTATGTACTACCAATGCGATCATAGTCAACCCAAGCACATGCGCTGCAACACTGACCAACACTTCAAAGTAACTGGTAGCGAGATCGGTTATTGCACGTGGCCAAATAATGCAAATTGCAACTTTTAAGACGTCGCCATTTGGTAATCAATGTGAAGAAATTGCATTGTAAGACTTGAATGAAGGTGTCGACATGTAAAATGCAATATTTCCTCCTGAGATAATATTCTCCCCTGACATAACTATATGGCGTGTTAAACGTTGCATTATTCGATAGTATGTGCGATGTTTCTCATATATATGCGATAATTGTCACATATGTGCGATATTCATTTGatgtatgcaataaatgtaatatatatgcaataaattgtaatatatgtgCGAAAAATTGTAATATGTGCGATAATTTGCCAGATATATGCGGtaatttttaatatatgtttgataATTTTGTAGTATATATTATATGCGATCATTTGTATGCGATGTTTTGTGACGATATACATATGCGATAATTTAATATACATGTGCGATGTTCGTTCTTATATAAAATGTGCGATCATTTGTATGCGATGTTTTGTGACGATATACATATGCGATAATTTAATATACATGTGCGGTGTTCTTATATATGTGCGAAAACGGAATTGTGGGATATAGTATGGCTTCTTGTCCACTTGATCCCCGTATCCGTAATGTTTTGGATCGGGCCAGACTATACTGTGGACGGTATAGTATGGTTCCTATGGTTCAATGAGATGGGCGTAGGGTTTAACTGATGGTCAGAGTACGAGACTCGAGCAGCGTATTTCCGAAATAGCCAGCCGCGTATTCGGATaatagaacacatacagtacagggaggtgacaaaatgtttcattttgctCAAATCTGAAGGTGAAGATCTGTTTTATTCGAACGAATTCTGCAATATTAGCATAATTTAGAATTGTTAATTTATAATATGTCAATTTCATAGCTTTACATGATTGAAAAATACAGAATAAACCACAGATACAGAATAATACAGAAAAACCCACAGATATTCTGACGCCATTGTCAATGTACATTCCGCCCAATTACATAGGCGGTGgacttaaacaaaatttgaaaagaatttgtacccttcgttaagacaAAAAGTTGCTTTCTTATCCCAGAATCTTGAAGGAAGGTAGACTGGACGTATCAAATTTTGAGCTGGCTAAATTGGTCAACTGTTATTGATTCTGCaataaaaaggaaatgtttgtctTAACGAAGGGTGTCACCACCTTTTGCTCGCGGCTGACATAACTATAAATGTGGTGACTAAGATtccaaaaatatgaaaaatgatTTTGCAAACAAGACACAGTTGAATTTTTACAGCGcaacaacttttaaaatttattgaCAACAATTAAAGATAATCAATCATGAGTGTTTCAGATATAGCTCGGTAATTTACTAACTTTAACTGTTCTACAATTTAAACACTGGCTTGCATGAAATACTATTTGTCCATACACTTTACTTTTTTGTATCGTTTTGACTTCAATCCAAACCTCAAATCAGCTGTTAAAATTACTCACTGAAAGTATTAAATATTCAGTTTTTCCTTCGCTTGAGTGTTTGTTCACTCAACTCTTTCAACGTTTAACACTAAGTTAAATCCGCAATTCAATGTAGATACAATTATATCAATGTTCCGCCAGTTATATTAACTTTACTCTATATCCTGGAGGTTTCTCTCACTGAAAAATCTTGCTTCGGGTACCCTTCCGTATAAGGGGCCAAGGAAAGGTTTTCCAGACTGCCCGGTCAACATGGGTTGCCACTCTAAATGCTCTCTCTTAACACGCACCCGGTTCTAGTGCCGGTGTACTTCATCGGGTTGTCTCGCGGGCTGTTACCCGGTTTCGGCGGCAATCTATTAGATGGCCGTAGAGACCGGGTAAAAAGCATATGAAATAATAACCAAAACTAtgccaatatacatgtacatataatttTAACTTCTGCCACAAAATATTACGTTGAATCAGTTTGCAAAAACCATCAACCTAATTCAATTATAAACACAGAGTTAAAATAAACCGAAGCACTGAGCAAAA from Asterias rubens chromosome 7, eAstRub1.3, whole genome shotgun sequence includes:
- the LOC117292408 gene encoding putative cell-type specific agglutination protein pfl7, which produces MFRVKEGKSDAFSGNQLKSTAIPGGTNGVPASQSVVITAHATSNAPATSDIPVTSNMPVTSDIPVTSNMPVTSDIPTTSDIPVTSDIPTTSDISVTSDISVTSDIPLTSKPATSNAPAITDQATASSTTIGELMNSLPASQSVITTHATSDKLATSDKPVTSGKPVTSFSCDGRADGGLYPDQNDCGMYYQCDHSQPKHMRCNTDQHFKVTGSEIGYCTWPNNANCNF